The Sandaracinobacteroides saxicola nucleotide sequence CGCGGGGGACGAACGGGATGACGCGGCTGCCGGGCACGCGGCTGGCCGCGGCGCTGTTGACCACCGATGCCGCCGGCAAGGCGTCGACCGTGCTGGAGATCGCCGACCAGCAGGCGGGCAAGGGCGTGGTGGTGGTGGTGGCGTCGATCGGGCCGTTCAGTGCCCGGGCGGCGATCCCGGTGGAGCTGGTGGGATGAGCACGAGCTTCCAATGGTTCGCGCGGCTGCTGGACGGCGATGCCAAGCCGGTGAGCGCCGTGAAGGTGGAGGTGCAGCTGTTCGACCTGGCGGGCGGCGCCTGGACAGCCTTTGGCGGCGCGGAAAGCGACGGTGACGGCCGGCTGCGCGGCAAGGGCGAGATCGCCGACGACAGCGTGGCGGTTGCCCCGGCGATGCGGCTGGTGGAGGCGGGGACGACCACCGTGCTGTCGGCGACGCCGGGGATCACGCGCAGCGCGCGCGGCCTGTTGAACGTGGATTTCGGCGAGCTGACGCGATTGCCGCCGGAGACGCATTTCACCCTGGCGCGGGCGGCCGGGCGGTTCGGCGGGCGCGACCGCTTCACCATCGGCGGGGTGGCGCGCGGGGTGACGGTAGCAGGCGGTACGGCGGCGAGCGACACAGCGACCAGCGAAACGGGGGCGAGCGATAGCGGCGGTGATGACCGGATCGCGGCGGCGAACCTGCTGGCGGCGCGGGAGGCGGTGCTGGCGAGCCGCGAGCGGCTGCTGGCCGAACGGGAGCGGACCTTTACCACCGTGCGCGGCGCGGCGGATGCGGCGAGTGCCGCGACGGCGCCGGGGCTGGCGACGGCGGCGACGGCGGCAGCCTTGGGGGGCGATGGCGGGGTGGTGGGCATGCGCGACCTGGCCATCGGCCTGGGGACGCAGCTGGACGATGCGCAGGTGGCGCTGAAATCGCGCGGCTTCTCGCTGGGGGCGGTATCCATCGTGGCGCGCGGCGCGGCGGTGGGGGATGGCACGCAGATGCGCTTCCTGGGGGCGGAGGAGCTGAAGTCGGCGACCGGGGCGGCGATCTCGGAATTCAAGGTCAACATGGCGCCGGACAGCGAGCGCGCGGCCGACACCGGGCTGCGCGTGCCGGACGTGTCGCAGCTGACCGAAAATGCCGCGCGGCGGGTGCTGGCCTCGGTGGGGCTGGTGCTGGAGGCGACCTATGGCAGCCGCGCGCTGAACCCGGCGGCGGCGGAGGGCCAGGCGATGTTGCAGACGCCGGCGGCGGGGACGGAAAGCAGCCGCGGCGCGCGGGTGCTGGTGGTGTTCGCGCGCGGGCAGGGATAGGAGCGGAGGATGGCGGACACGCTGGGCGACCTGATGAGCGACGGCCTCGCCTCGCCGCTGGGCGATGTGATCGCCGCCGTGGGGCGCGGCGTGGCGGACGCGCAGGCGGCGCTGGACGCCGCCAGCCTGAAGGCGACGCTGGCGGTTTATGAGACGGAGGGCGATGCCGGCGCGGCGCTGCTGCGGGAGATCGGCTATCGCCCAACCTTCTATGTGCTGCCGGAAACCACCTGCGAGGTGCAGCTGTCGATGCGGGTGGGCGGCAGCGGCGGGGCCGATGGCAGCGCGGGGTCGCTGCCGGGGGCGGGGCGCACCTATGTGACGCCGGTGGATGCCGGGTTCCAGCAGCGCTATGGCTTTCTGGCGCAAGGGGCGGCGAAGCTGACCTTC carries:
- a CDS encoding PASTA domain-containing protein — its product is MSTSFQWFARLLDGDAKPVSAVKVEVQLFDLAGGAWTAFGGAESDGDGRLRGKGEIADDSVAVAPAMRLVEAGTTTVLSATPGITRSARGLLNVDFGELTRLPPETHFTLARAAGRFGGRDRFTIGGVARGVTVAGGTAASDTATSETGASDSGGDDRIAAANLLAAREAVLASRERLLAERERTFTTVRGAADAASAATAPGLATAATAAALGGDGGVVGMRDLAIGLGTQLDDAQVALKSRGFSLGAVSIVARGAAVGDGTQMRFLGAEELKSATGAAISEFKVNMAPDSERAADTGLRVPDVSQLTENAARRVLASVGLVLEATYGSRALNPAAAEGQAMLQTPAAGTESSRGARVLVVFARGQG
- a CDS encoding PASTA domain-containing protein — encoded protein: MADTLGDLMSDGLASPLGDVIAAVGRGVADAQAALDAASLKATLAVYETEGDAGAALLREIGYRPTFYVLPETTCEVQLSMRVGGSGGADGSAGSLPGAGRTYVTPVDAGFQQRYGFLAQGAAKLTFKVVPVPPPSALDEARPVPDLVGRDAVAAATALGTLGLVAATVTGDGKAIPPEKREGLVVAAQDVPAPRLVPIGGTVTLTLKKP